The Pseudomonas extremaustralis genome contains a region encoding:
- a CDS encoding extracellular solute-binding protein: protein MKRPLLLLISLALSFGANATITESHGYAQFGTLKYPAKFTHFDWVNPAAPKGGTMRVMAFGTFDTLNPYTFKGSSPVSTPNFLQYGVNELNEPLMVGTGLYAPSGDEPTSSYGLIAQSVEYSEDRSWVVFNLRPEARFHDGKPITAYDVAFSYRTLLTEGHPQYRTNLQEVARVDILNRHRIRFVFKRAGNPLLILRLGELPVLPQHYWKNRDFKATTFEPPLGSGPYRISKVVPGRQLVFERVKDYWGKDLPVNQGFYNYDNVEVEFYRDSDVAFEAFKAGEFDIYIEHQAKNWANGYNFPAVNRGDVIKAQIAHQIPTQSQGLFMNTRRPTFSQTKVREALGLMFDFEWTNRTLFSSAYKRTLSYYPNSEFSATGLPVGHEWLMLSPYRDQLPANLFTQAFSLPQTDGRGIPRETLRHALALLGEAGWKLSGQRLLNKDGQPLRFEILLVNPNLERILQPYVENLISIGIDARLRTVDRAQYKQRLDQFDFDMILMTLNQTLSPGLEQWQYFHSSQAAIKGSKNYAGIANPIVDHLLEHLLAAQTREEQLAAGRALDRVLLWQHYSIPNWYLNYHRLAYRNRFAFVTTPPYSLGLSAWWLKASEKAQ, encoded by the coding sequence TTGAAGCGTCCCCTCCTTCTACTAATAAGTCTGGCCTTGAGCTTTGGTGCGAACGCGACGATTACCGAGAGCCACGGTTATGCGCAGTTCGGCACGCTCAAGTACCCGGCCAAATTCACCCACTTCGATTGGGTAAACCCTGCCGCGCCGAAAGGCGGGACGATGCGGGTCATGGCATTTGGCACGTTCGATACGCTCAACCCTTATACCTTCAAGGGCTCCAGCCCGGTCTCCACCCCCAACTTCCTGCAATACGGCGTCAATGAGCTGAACGAGCCCTTGATGGTGGGCACCGGCCTGTATGCGCCGTCCGGCGACGAACCCACCTCAAGCTATGGCCTGATTGCCCAGTCGGTGGAATACAGCGAGGATCGCAGCTGGGTGGTGTTCAACCTGCGCCCCGAAGCACGCTTCCACGATGGCAAGCCGATCACTGCGTATGACGTGGCGTTTTCCTATCGCACCCTGCTGACCGAAGGCCACCCGCAATACCGCACCAACCTGCAGGAAGTGGCGCGGGTGGATATCCTCAACCGTCATCGCATCCGCTTTGTGTTCAAGCGCGCCGGCAACCCGCTGCTCATTCTGCGCCTGGGCGAGTTGCCGGTGCTGCCCCAGCATTACTGGAAAAACCGCGACTTCAAGGCCACCACCTTCGAGCCGCCGCTGGGCAGTGGCCCCTACCGGATTAGCAAGGTCGTCCCCGGCCGCCAGTTGGTGTTCGAACGGGTCAAGGATTACTGGGGCAAGGACCTGCCGGTCAACCAGGGTTTCTATAACTACGACAACGTCGAAGTGGAGTTTTACCGCGACAGCGACGTGGCCTTCGAAGCCTTCAAGGCCGGCGAGTTCGATATCTATATCGAGCACCAGGCCAAGAACTGGGCCAATGGCTACAACTTCCCGGCGGTCAACCGTGGCGACGTGATCAAGGCGCAGATCGCCCACCAGATCCCGACCCAGAGTCAGGGCCTGTTCATGAACACCCGGCGGCCGACCTTCAGCCAGACCAAGGTGCGCGAGGCCCTGGGGCTGATGTTCGACTTCGAGTGGACCAACCGTACCCTGTTCAGCAGTGCCTACAAGCGCACCTTGAGCTACTACCCCAACAGCGAATTCTCCGCGACCGGCCTGCCGGTGGGCCACGAATGGCTGATGCTCTCGCCCTACCGCGACCAGTTGCCCGCCAACCTGTTCACACAAGCCTTCAGCCTGCCCCAGACCGACGGCCGCGGCATCCCCCGCGAGACCCTGCGCCATGCCCTGGCGCTGCTCGGCGAAGCCGGCTGGAAGCTCTCCGGTCAACGCCTGCTCAACAAGGACGGGCAACCGCTGCGCTTCGAGATCCTGCTGGTCAATCCGAACCTGGAGCGCATCCTGCAGCCCTATGTCGAGAACCTGATCAGCATCGGCATCGACGCACGCCTGCGTACCGTCGACCGCGCGCAATACAAGCAGCGCCTGGATCAGTTCGACTTCGACATGATCCTCATGACCCTCAACCAGACCCTAAGCCCCGGCCTCGAACAGTGGCAGTACTTCCACTCCAGCCAGGCCGCGATCAAGGGCAGCAAAAACTACGCCGGCATCGCCAACCCCATCGTCGATCACCTGCTGGAACATCTGCTGGCGGCGCAGACCCGCGAAGAACAACTGGCCGCCGGCCGCGCCCTGGACCGGGTGCTGCTGTGGCAGCACTACAGCATTCCCAACTGGTACCTCAACTATCATCGCCTGGCGTACCGTAACCGGTTCGCCTTCGTCACCACGCCGCCCTACAGCCTGGGCCTGAGCGCATGGTGGCTGAAAGCTTCGGAGAAAGCCCAATGA
- a CDS encoding extracellular solute-binding protein, which produces MMSLRNALLGSLLLCTAAHAAPQHALTLYNEPPKYPTGFKHFDYVNPNAPKGGTFRESSMGGFDSLNPFISKGVPADNINLIYDTLAMQSLDEPITEYGLVAGQIEKAPDNSWVRFYLRPEARFHDGHPIRAEDVVFTFQTLLKEGSPIYRTYYADVDEVVAEDPLRVLFKFKRTNNRELPLILGQLPVLPKHWWATRDFARGNLEVPLGSGPYKVAEVKAGRMIRYERVKDYWAKDLPVAKGFYNFDYRITDYYRDNTVALEALKAGQFDYWLEISAKNWANAYNIPAVTQGRLIKEEIPNGNPTGMQGFVFNTRKPMFQDVRVRKAISLLLDFEWSNKQLFNGAYTRSRSFFENSEMAATGLPSPAELEILEPLRDKIPAEVFTQAFEPAKTDGSGMIRSQQREAYQLLQEAGWRIVDDKMVDTTGKPVTIEFLLAQTEFERVLLPFKRNLADLGIDLVIRRVDVSQYINRVRSRDFDMVVGSFPQSTSPGNEQREFWKSTSADKPGSRNYMGLKDPAIDQLVEELIDADSRKSLVAHAKALDRVLQFGYYVIPNWHIKTYRVAYWDHLGHPKVPPRYDVGTATWWAKPDAKPAVTLDPTETADPASGGD; this is translated from the coding sequence ATGATGTCTCTGCGCAACGCACTGCTTGGCAGCCTGTTGCTGTGCACTGCGGCCCACGCCGCCCCGCAACATGCGCTGACGCTCTACAACGAACCACCGAAATACCCCACAGGCTTCAAGCACTTCGACTACGTCAACCCGAACGCCCCCAAAGGCGGCACCTTTCGCGAATCGAGCATGGGCGGCTTCGACAGCCTCAACCCGTTTATCAGCAAGGGCGTGCCGGCCGACAATATCAACCTGATCTACGACACCCTGGCCATGCAAAGCCTGGATGAACCGATCACCGAATACGGCCTGGTCGCCGGCCAGATCGAAAAGGCCCCGGACAACAGCTGGGTGCGCTTCTACTTGCGCCCCGAAGCGCGCTTCCATGACGGCCATCCGATCCGCGCCGAAGACGTGGTGTTCACTTTCCAGACCTTGCTCAAGGAAGGCTCGCCGATCTACCGCACCTACTACGCCGACGTCGACGAAGTGGTGGCCGAAGACCCGCTGCGGGTGCTGTTCAAATTCAAGCGCACCAATAACCGCGAACTGCCACTGATCCTCGGGCAATTGCCGGTGCTGCCCAAGCACTGGTGGGCCACGCGGGACTTTGCCAGGGGCAACCTGGAAGTGCCGTTGGGCAGCGGGCCGTACAAGGTCGCCGAGGTCAAGGCCGGGCGCATGATCCGCTACGAGCGGGTCAAGGACTACTGGGCCAAGGACCTGCCCGTGGCCAAGGGTTTCTACAATTTCGATTACCGCATCACCGACTATTACCGCGACAACACCGTGGCCCTGGAAGCACTGAAGGCCGGGCAGTTCGATTACTGGCTGGAGATCAGCGCGAAAAACTGGGCCAACGCCTACAACATTCCGGCGGTGACCCAAGGCCGCTTGATCAAGGAAGAAATCCCCAACGGCAACCCCACCGGCATGCAGGGTTTCGTGTTCAACACGCGCAAGCCGATGTTCCAGGATGTGCGGGTGCGCAAGGCCATCAGCCTGTTGCTGGATTTCGAATGGAGCAACAAGCAGCTGTTCAACGGCGCATATACCCGCAGCCGCAGTTTCTTTGAAAACTCGGAAATGGCCGCCACCGGCCTGCCCAGCCCCGCCGAGTTGGAGATCCTCGAGCCGCTGCGCGACAAGATCCCGGCCGAAGTCTTCACCCAGGCGTTCGAGCCGGCGAAAACCGATGGCAGCGGCATGATCCGCAGCCAGCAGCGCGAGGCCTACCAACTGCTGCAGGAGGCCGGCTGGCGGATCGTCGATGACAAGATGGTCGACACCACCGGCAAACCGGTGACCATCGAGTTCCTGCTGGCCCAGACTGAATTCGAACGCGTGCTGCTGCCCTTCAAGCGCAACCTGGCCGACCTGGGCATCGACCTGGTGATTCGCCGGGTCGACGTTTCGCAGTACATCAACCGTGTGCGCTCGCGGGATTTCGACATGGTGGTGGGCAGCTTCCCGCAATCCACTTCGCCGGGTAACGAGCAACGTGAGTTCTGGAAGTCCACCAGCGCCGACAAACCCGGCAGCCGCAACTACATGGGGCTCAAGGACCCGGCCATCGACCAACTGGTGGAAGAACTGATCGACGCCGACTCGCGTAAAAGCCTGGTGGCCCATGCCAAGGCCCTCGACCGTGTGCTGCAGTTCGGCTATTACGTGATCCCCAACTGGCACATCAAGACCTACCGCGTGGCCTACTGGGACCATCTCGGCCACCCGAAAGTCCCACCGCGCTACGACGTCGGCACCGCCACCTGGTGGGCCAAGCCCGACGCCAAGCCGGCGGTCACCCTGGACCCAACCGAGACCGCCGATCCGGCGAGCGGAGGCGATTGA
- a CDS encoding microcin C ABC transporter permease YejB, which translates to MLAYIVRRLLLIIPTLFGILLINFVIIQAAPGGPVEQMIAKLEGFEGATSRIAGGGAEVSVAGSSSYRGAQGLDPALIKEIEKMYGFDKSAPERLWIMVKNYATLDFGDSFFRDAKVIDLIKEKMPVSISLGLWSTLIMYLVSIPLGIAKATRHGSHFDVWTSSLIIVGYAIPAFLFAILLIVLFAGGSYFDWFPLRGLTSNNFDELSWGGKITDYFWHLALPITALVIGNFATMTLLTKNSFLDEINKQYVVTAKAKGLTNHRVLYGHVFRNAMLLVIAGFPSAFIGIFFTGSLLVEVIFSLDGLGLMSFEAAINRDYPVVFGTLFIFTLLGLIVKLIGDLTYTLVDPRIDFASREH; encoded by the coding sequence ATGCTGGCCTATATTGTTCGCCGTCTGTTACTGATCATCCCCACGCTGTTCGGGATCCTGCTGATCAACTTCGTCATCATCCAGGCCGCCCCCGGTGGCCCGGTCGAGCAGATGATCGCCAAGCTCGAAGGTTTTGAAGGCGCTACCAGCCGCATCGCCGGCGGCGGGGCCGAAGTCTCGGTGGCCGGTTCCAGCAGCTACCGTGGCGCCCAGGGCCTGGACCCGGCGCTGATCAAGGAAATCGAAAAGATGTACGGCTTCGACAAGTCGGCGCCGGAACGCCTGTGGATCATGGTGAAGAACTACGCCACGCTGGATTTTGGCGACAGCTTCTTCCGCGATGCCAAGGTCATCGACCTGATCAAGGAAAAAATGCCGGTGTCCATTTCCCTCGGGCTGTGGAGCACGCTGATCATGTACCTGGTGTCGATCCCGCTGGGGATCGCCAAGGCCACCCGGCATGGCAGCCATTTCGACGTGTGGACCAGTTCGTTAATCATCGTCGGCTATGCGATCCCGGCGTTTCTGTTTGCGATTCTGCTGATCGTGCTGTTTGCCGGCGGCAGTTATTTCGACTGGTTCCCCTTGCGCGGGCTCACCTCCAACAACTTCGACGAGTTGAGCTGGGGCGGCAAGATCACCGACTACTTCTGGCACCTGGCGCTGCCCATCACCGCCCTGGTGATCGGTAACTTTGCAACCATGACCCTGCTGACCAAGAACAGCTTTCTCGACGAGATCAACAAACAGTACGTGGTCACCGCCAAGGCCAAGGGCCTGACCAACCACCGCGTGCTCTACGGCCATGTGTTCCGCAACGCCATGCTGCTGGTGATCGCCGGTTTCCCCTCGGCATTCATCGGGATTTTCTTCACCGGCTCCTTGCTGGTAGAGGTGATCTTCTCCCTCGACGGCCTGGGCCTGATGAGCTTTGAAGCGGCGATCAACCGTGACTACCCGGTGGTGTTCGGCACGCTGTTTATCTTCACCCTGCTGGGGCTGATCGTGAAACTGATCGGCGACCTCACCTACACCCTGGTCGATCCGCGCATCGACTTCGCCAGCCGGGAGCATTGA
- a CDS encoding ABC transporter permease, with protein MNLSPLNRRRFERFKANKRGWWSLWLFLILFGLSLGAELIANDKPLAVHYDGDWYFPALKRYPETTFGGEFPLEANYKSPYIQELLKAKDAWTLWAPIPFSYQSINYDLRVPAPAPPSSANLLGTDDQGRDVLARVIYGFRVSVLFALTLTVLSSIIGVIAGALQGFYGGWVDLAGQRFLEIWSGLPVLYLLIILASFVQPNFWWLLGIMLLFSWMSLVDVVRAEFLRGRNLEYVRAARALGMQNGAIMFRHILPNAMVSTMTFMPFILTGAIGTLTALDFLGFGLPAGSPSLGELVAQGKSNLQAPWLGMSAFAVLAIMLSLLVFIGESARDAFDPRK; from the coding sequence ATGAACCTGTCCCCCCTCAATCGCCGCCGGTTCGAGCGGTTCAAGGCCAACAAGCGTGGCTGGTGGTCGCTGTGGCTGTTCCTGATCCTGTTCGGCCTGAGCCTGGGTGCCGAGTTGATCGCCAACGACAAACCGCTGGCGGTGCATTACGACGGCGACTGGTATTTCCCGGCGCTCAAACGCTATCCGGAGACTACCTTTGGCGGCGAATTCCCCCTGGAAGCCAACTACAAGAGCCCGTATATCCAGGAACTGCTCAAGGCCAAGGACGCCTGGACGTTGTGGGCGCCGATCCCGTTCAGTTACCAGAGCATCAACTACGACCTGCGGGTACCGGCCCCCGCGCCGCCGTCTTCGGCCAACCTGTTGGGCACCGATGACCAGGGCCGCGATGTATTGGCCCGGGTGATCTACGGTTTTCGCGTGTCGGTGCTGTTTGCCCTGACCCTGACCGTGCTCAGCTCGATCATTGGCGTGATCGCCGGTGCGTTGCAGGGTTTCTACGGCGGCTGGGTCGACCTCGCCGGGCAGCGCTTCCTGGAGATCTGGTCGGGGTTGCCGGTCCTGTACCTGTTGATCATCCTCGCCAGTTTCGTGCAGCCCAACTTCTGGTGGCTGCTGGGGATCATGCTGTTGTTTTCGTGGATGAGCCTGGTGGATGTGGTGCGCGCCGAGTTCCTGCGCGGGCGCAACCTGGAGTATGTGCGCGCGGCCCGGGCATTGGGCATGCAGAACGGCGCGATCATGTTTCGCCACATCCTGCCCAACGCCATGGTGTCGACCATGACCTTCATGCCGTTCATTCTGACCGGCGCCATCGGCACCCTGACGGCCCTGGACTTCCTCGGCTTCGGCCTGCCGGCCGGCTCGCCGTCCCTGGGTGAACTGGTAGCCCAGGGCAAATCCAACCTGCAGGCGCCGTGGCTGGGCATGAGCGCGTTTGCGGTGCTGGCGATCATGTTGAGCCTGCTGGTGTTTATCGGCGAGTCCGCTCGCGATGCCTTCGACCCGAGGAAATGA
- a CDS encoding ABC transporter ATP-binding protein, producing the protein MNQDNLIEVRDLCVEFVTGEHHHRVVNNVSFDIKRGETLALVGESGSGKSVTAHSILRLLPYPLARHPAGTIVYSGQDLLTLKEKTIRHIRGNRIAMIFQEPMTSLNPLHSIEKQINEVLGLHKGLTGKVATQRTLELLELVGIPEPRKRLKALPHELSGGQRQRVMIAMALANEPELLIADEPTTALDVTVQLKILELLKELQARLGMALLLISHDLNLVRRIAHRVCVMQQGCIVEQAECETLFQSPQHPYTQELLAAEPSGGPATNEVGPPLLEVDDLKVWFPIKKGFLRNTVDYVKAVDGINFSLPQGQTLGIVGESGSGKSTLGLAILRLIASKGGIRFEGQQLDKLTQQQVRPLRREMQVVFQDPFGSLSPRMCVSEIVGEGLRIHKMGTPAEQEAAIIAALKEVGLDPQSRHRYPHEFSGGQRQRIAIARALVLKPRLILLDEPTSALDRTVQRQVVELLRTLQAKYNLTYLFISHDLAVVKALSHQLMVVKHGQVVEQGDAPAIFADPQHAYTRQLLEAAFLMPTDSVL; encoded by the coding sequence ATGAATCAGGACAATCTGATCGAAGTCCGCGACCTCTGCGTCGAGTTCGTCACCGGCGAGCATCATCATCGCGTGGTGAACAACGTCAGCTTCGATATCAAGCGCGGCGAAACCCTGGCCCTGGTCGGCGAAAGCGGCTCCGGCAAATCGGTGACCGCCCACTCGATCCTGCGCCTGCTGCCCTACCCCTTGGCGCGGCACCCTGCCGGCACCATCGTGTATTCCGGGCAAGACCTGCTGACCCTGAAAGAAAAAACCATCCGCCACATTCGCGGCAACCGCATTGCGATGATCTTCCAGGAACCAATGACCTCGTTGAACCCGCTGCACTCCATCGAGAAGCAGATCAACGAAGTGCTCGGCCTGCACAAAGGCCTGACCGGCAAAGTCGCCACCCAACGCACCCTGGAATTGCTCGAACTGGTGGGCATCCCCGAACCGCGCAAGCGCCTCAAGGCCCTGCCCCACGAGCTGTCCGGCGGCCAGCGCCAGCGGGTGATGATCGCCATGGCCCTGGCCAACGAGCCGGAGCTGCTGATCGCCGACGAGCCGACCACGGCCCTCGACGTCACCGTGCAGTTGAAGATCCTCGAATTGCTCAAGGAGTTGCAGGCGCGGCTGGGCATGGCCTTGCTGCTGATCAGCCATGACTTGAACCTGGTACGGCGCATCGCCCACCGGGTCTGTGTGATGCAACAGGGCTGCATCGTCGAGCAGGCCGAGTGCGAAACGCTGTTCCAGTCGCCCCAGCACCCGTACACCCAGGAACTGCTGGCCGCCGAACCCAGCGGCGGGCCGGCCACCAACGAAGTCGGCCCACCGCTGCTGGAGGTCGACGACCTCAAGGTGTGGTTCCCGATCAAGAAAGGCTTTTTGCGCAACACCGTCGATTACGTCAAAGCGGTGGATGGCATCAACTTCAGCCTGCCGCAAGGCCAAACCTTGGGGATCGTCGGCGAAAGCGGCTCGGGCAAATCCACCCTGGGCCTGGCAATCCTGCGTTTGATCGCCAGCAAAGGCGGGATTCGCTTCGAAGGCCAACAACTGGACAAGCTGACCCAGCAGCAGGTGCGCCCGCTGCGCCGGGAAATGCAGGTGGTCTTCCAGGACCCGTTCGGCAGCCTGAGCCCGCGCATGTGTGTCAGCGAGATCGTCGGCGAAGGCCTGCGCATCCACAAGATGGGCACGCCGGCCGAGCAGGAAGCGGCGATTATCGCCGCGCTCAAGGAAGTCGGCCTCGACCCGCAATCGCGCCACCGCTACCCCCACGAGTTCTCCGGTGGCCAGCGCCAGCGCATCGCCATCGCCCGTGCCCTGGTGCTCAAGCCACGCCTGATTCTGCTGGACGAACCCACCTCGGCGCTGGACCGCACGGTACAACGCCAGGTCGTGGAACTGCTACGCACCCTGCAGGCCAAGTACAACCTGACCTACCTGTTCATCAGCCATGACCTGGCGGTGGTGAAGGCGCTGAGTCACCAGTTGATGGTGGTCAAGCATGGGCAGGTGGTGGAACAGGGCGATGCGCCGGCGATTTTCGCCGACCCGCAGCATGCGTATACCCGCCAGTTGCTGGAGGCCGCGTTCCTGATGCCGACGGACAGCGTCCTCTAG
- a CDS encoding AraC family transcriptional regulator yields MTAATAPLFWRDPSLAFIEARTIADGRKVTYARHAHEHFSIGAVTRGRSYYLYGADRFEISAGTVVLMNPGDVHACNPIDNERWSYQMLYIDTPWLTELQHQLGFSTDQGYRPFTTPYTRDPVLYRGLLELYRTVVDERAEHLHKQSVLVSYFTEVQQRLNPSPMPMREVNHKLERAAEYIREHCTQALRLEDICLAAELSPSYLIRAFKQYYGLTPHAFLVNQRIQFARAQLRQGELIADVALAAGFADQAHFQRAFKQHFAATPGQYREVLKPSANNPHWPPATRPLSG; encoded by the coding sequence ATGACCGCCGCTACCGCTCCGTTGTTCTGGCGTGACCCGTCCCTTGCTTTCATCGAAGCGCGGACCATCGCCGACGGGCGCAAGGTGACCTACGCGCGTCACGCCCATGAGCATTTTTCCATCGGTGCGGTCACCCGCGGGCGCAGCTATTACCTCTATGGCGCGGACCGATTCGAGATCAGCGCTGGCACGGTGGTGTTGATGAACCCCGGCGATGTGCATGCCTGCAACCCCATCGACAACGAGCGGTGGTCCTATCAGATGCTGTACATCGACACGCCCTGGCTCACCGAGTTGCAGCACCAGTTGGGCTTCAGCACTGACCAGGGTTACCGGCCGTTCACCACGCCCTACACCCGCGACCCGGTGTTGTACCGAGGCCTGCTGGAGCTGTACCGGACCGTGGTGGATGAAAGGGCCGAGCACCTGCATAAGCAGAGCGTGCTGGTGAGTTACTTCACCGAGGTCCAGCAACGGCTGAACCCTTCGCCTATGCCGATGCGCGAGGTCAACCACAAGCTGGAACGGGCGGCCGAGTACATCCGTGAACATTGCACCCAAGCCCTGAGGCTGGAAGACATCTGCCTGGCGGCCGAACTGTCGCCGTCGTACCTGATCCGTGCCTTCAAACAGTATTACGGGCTCACACCCCATGCCTTCCTGGTCAACCAACGCATTCAGTTCGCTCGCGCCCAATTGCGCCAGGGCGAGCTGATCGCCGATGTCGCCCTCGCCGCCGGCTTCGCCGACCAGGCGCATTTCCAGCGCGCCTTCAAGCAGCATTTCGCCGCCACGCCGGGGCAATACCGCGAGGTACTCAAGCCATCAGCAAATAACCCACACTGGCCACCAGCAACGCGGCCATTGAGCGGTTGA
- a CDS encoding LysE family translocator, with protein sequence MSLILSMAAFALATSITPGPVNVVALSSGARFGFVASQKHVFGAAVGFTVLLVLIGLGLHEVLVRWPLLTQLIQWGGVAFLLYMAWKLAVDDGRLDAQGAATAPSMLYGAIMQWLNPKAWLACVAGMGLFVADGDARQVWLFAGLYLVICYLSVACWAYAGTFLRRYLSNPQGVRLFNRSMAALLVASVGYLLMA encoded by the coding sequence ATGAGCTTGATCCTCTCCATGGCCGCTTTCGCCCTGGCCACGTCCATCACGCCGGGCCCGGTCAATGTGGTCGCCCTGAGTTCAGGGGCGCGCTTCGGGTTTGTCGCCAGTCAGAAACACGTGTTCGGCGCCGCGGTCGGCTTCACCGTGCTGCTGGTACTGATCGGCCTGGGTTTGCACGAGGTGTTGGTGCGCTGGCCCTTGTTGACCCAGTTGATCCAGTGGGGCGGGGTCGCCTTTTTACTCTATATGGCCTGGAAACTGGCGGTGGATGATGGCCGGCTGGATGCGCAGGGCGCGGCGACGGCACCGTCGATGCTCTACGGCGCGATCATGCAATGGCTCAACCCCAAGGCGTGGCTGGCGTGCGTGGCGGGGATGGGCCTGTTCGTGGCGGACGGCGATGCGCGGCAGGTCTGGTTGTTTGCCGGCCTTTACCTGGTGATCTGCTACCTGTCGGTGGCGTGCTGGGCCTATGCCGGGACCTTTTTGCGCCGCTACCTGAGCAACCCCCAGGGTGTACGCCTGTTCAACCGCTCAATGGCCGCGTTGCTGGTGGCCAGTGTGGGTTATTTGCTGATGGCTTGA
- a CDS encoding ribonuclease T2 family protein, with the protein MKYWMTLWLVLATGAMAGPRNQGTPGEFDFYVLSLSWSPSFCLTHPDNEQCSGKGYGFVLHGLWPQYARGGWPASCAPQSALSREEMDKGAALFPTRALLKHEWAKHGTCSGLEPLAYLEKTDAALGVVAIPPQLQPLNTPPTLQAREIEALFRESNPRLGNHGLAVICKGKVLSEVRVCLSKDLAFAGCPRSVKSQCRDGDIRIPSQR; encoded by the coding sequence ATGAAATACTGGATGACGTTGTGGCTGGTCCTGGCCACGGGTGCAATGGCGGGCCCGCGTAACCAAGGGACGCCCGGGGAGTTTGATTTCTATGTGTTGTCGTTGTCGTGGTCGCCGTCCTTTTGCCTGACGCACCCGGACAACGAACAGTGTTCGGGCAAGGGCTATGGCTTCGTACTGCATGGCTTGTGGCCGCAGTATGCGCGGGGCGGGTGGCCAGCTTCGTGTGCGCCGCAGTCGGCATTGAGCCGTGAAGAGATGGACAAGGGCGCTGCACTGTTTCCGACCCGTGCGCTGCTCAAGCATGAGTGGGCCAAGCACGGTACCTGCAGCGGGCTTGAGCCGCTGGCGTACCTGGAGAAGACGGACGCGGCGTTGGGAGTGGTGGCCATCCCGCCGCAATTGCAGCCGCTCAATACGCCACCGACATTGCAGGCCCGTGAAATCGAGGCGCTGTTTCGCGAGAGCAACCCGCGCCTGGGCAATCATGGCCTGGCGGTGATCTGCAAAGGCAAGGTGTTGTCGGAAGTGCGCGTGTGCCTGAGCAAAGACCTGGCCTTCGCCGGTTGCCCACGCAGCGTGAAAAGCCAGTGCCGCGACGGCGATATCCGTATTCCTTCGCAGCGCTAG
- a CDS encoding NUDIX hydrolase produces the protein MKIRATVICEHEGRILFVRKARSKWALPGGKVERDERPVGAAERELEEETGLNVDGLLYLQELKASDTVHHVFEASVVNVREARPCNEIVDCQWHPYGAVDELNATDVTKRIVKSFLRRL, from the coding sequence ATGAAAATCAGGGCAACGGTCATTTGCGAACACGAGGGGCGTATCCTCTTCGTGCGCAAGGCCAGATCGAAATGGGCATTGCCGGGCGGCAAGGTCGAACGGGACGAACGTCCGGTCGGCGCGGCCGAACGGGAGCTGGAAGAAGAAACCGGGTTGAATGTGGATGGGTTGCTGTACCTGCAAGAACTGAAGGCCAGCGACACCGTGCACCACGTCTTTGAGGCGTCGGTGGTCAACGTTCGTGAGGCACGGCCCTGCAACGAGATCGTCGACTGCCAGTGGCATCCCTATGGCGCCGTGGACGAACTGAATGCCACCGATGTCACCAAGCGCATCGTCAAATCCTTTCTGCGTCGCCTGTAG
- a CDS encoding periplasmic heavy metal sensor, whose translation MTGKSLKPWLFVSVVLNVFLLGGVGGGLYHWMASAKPVEVAVNQHGLRQAMVKLPVERRRELRQLLRHNRDDSQPLIMAGREARLGVIKQLEAPTLDRDVLVAELAKAREADMALRGLVDSTLAQFASTLPVDERQKLVEALYLRGQAKAQMKSAGDKPRS comes from the coding sequence ATGACAGGCAAATCCCTCAAGCCGTGGTTGTTTGTGTCGGTCGTACTCAATGTGTTTTTGCTCGGCGGGGTCGGCGGTGGGCTCTACCACTGGATGGCCAGCGCCAAGCCGGTCGAAGTGGCGGTCAACCAGCACGGTCTGCGTCAGGCCATGGTCAAGTTGCCTGTGGAGCGGCGCAGGGAGCTGCGCCAACTGCTGCGCCACAATCGCGACGACAGCCAGCCGCTGATCATGGCCGGGCGTGAAGCGCGGTTGGGGGTGATCAAACAATTGGAAGCGCCGACCCTGGACCGCGATGTGCTGGTGGCCGAGTTGGCCAAGGCGCGGGAGGCGGACATGGCGCTCAGGGGGCTGGTGGACAGCACCCTCGCGCAATTTGCCAGTACCTTGCCAGTGGATGAGCGGCAGAAACTGGTGGAAGCCTTGTACCTGCGCGGGCAGGCGAAAGCTCAAATGAAGTCGGCAGGCGACAAGCCACGGTCGTGA